TAAATTGAAACAGGAAATAAACTATTTTAGTATGTCCAATTTATTATTTGTTCTGTGCAAATTAGAATGAGCTTCTACAAAGCCAAAATATCATTCTAGCTTAATTTAACACTTCAATTTGACTGCCAAGTAGAACAGCACGTAATGTGTTTGTTTCTTCATCATTTAATGGTAGCAATGGTAAACGAACGCCACCAACATGAATTCCTTTCATATTTAAAGCGGCTTTAACTGGTGATGGATTTGGAGCAGCAAATAATGCTTTCATGATCGGAAGAAGGCAACGGTGTGAAATACTTGCTTCCTCTAACTGTCCGTTCTTAAAGCTAGTCACCATGTCTTGCATTTCATTTCCAATAATATGAGAGGCAACAGAGACAACACCCGCTCCGCCAATGGCTAGAATAGGGATGGTTAAGCCGTCGTCACCACTATATACACTAAAATCACTAGGTGTTTCACGAATGATTTCCGCAATCGCATCTAAATTCCCACTAGCTTCTTTTATTGCAACAATATTGTTTATTTTTGAAAGTCGAACAACAGTCTCGGCAG
The DNA window shown above is from Bacillus sp. T3 and carries:
- the dapA gene encoding 4-hydroxy-tetrahydrodipicolinate synthase; translation: MNFGQVLTAMVTPFDQNGEIDFNATRTLVNHLIANGTDGIVVAGTTGESPTLTSDEKVALFQFVVEIVDGRVPVIAGTGSNNTRASIILTRLAEEAGVDGIMLVTPYYNKPSQEGMYQHFKVIAEATSLPVMLYNIPGRSVVNLSAETVVRLSKINNIVAIKEASGNLDAIAEIIRETPSDFSVYSGDDGLTIPILAIGGAGVVSVASHIIGNEMQDMVTSFKNGQLEEASISHRCLLPIMKALFAAPNPSPVKAALNMKGIHVGGVRLPLLPLNDEETNTLRAVLLGSQIEVLN